In the Cucurbita pepo subsp. pepo cultivar mu-cu-16 chromosome LG17, ASM280686v2, whole genome shotgun sequence genome, tatatatcttaagataataataatgattagTTCCACTAAATCTCGCACTATTTGTTACATAagataaattatgaaattaaatacataGCTTTTCTcgataattatataataataatggaattTCAAAGGAATAAGCTAAAAAGGCTCAAAATAATAAAGCTAAATCCAATAACGGTCTTATTCGAAGCCCTCCACGCTTTGCCTGTTTCAGCTCTTATGTGCTCCAACACGTCGAAGTTTCCTGCATCAACACAATTTtagttgttttaaaaaaataaataattataaataattatggaatacaaaattaaaaagatgaaTTAGTTGATGAAATTagaattgaattaaataaatagaaccTCTTTGAGGGCCATAGCCACATCCAGCGTGGATGGTGTCCCTAACATCTTGCAACGTGGCCTTATTGTAAAACAAGAAATTGCTAAAAATGCCGTCAATGCAATCAAGCACTAAGTGCGTTTCACCCAAACACGGCCCGTTGCAGTATTCTTCTGTTCTTTCCAGTGGGACCTCCACATTCCCACTCGCCTTTAATCTATACGATTCTTCACACGCGCTGTATATCTGTTTTTACTTCCATGGTAAATTCCGatgctaaaaaaattacttttaccaatttaaacatttaatctAATCCGAAGTTTAGTTACTTTAAATACTCTTCCATTCTATTATAATAGTTTCTACTTAAGACtatttttacataaaaataatattaaaaaaaatgtgtgtTCTATCTGTGACGTACATATTTATCATTGAAGCATAGTAATGCTTTGGCAACAATCTCGGGTGGATCCTCGTAACCGACAAAACCGCTTGATGCAACACCCTCGGCGTCGTCTCCTTTtcctggaaaaaaaaaaaaaacattaatttagataattattaataaaatattagattatATTTGGTAGTAGGTTTAATGCTACATTACCGTACAAATAAGAAGAAGTAAGAAGGTAGAAGAGGGCAACAGCTGAAATGGATATTCTagggaaaggaaagaagacGAGAGGCATAGTTGATGTTtgggaagaacaaaacatagaTACAAATTCTGAGTTTTTCATCTATATAATCTGATTGGATCATTAGCTTGGAGGGATGAACAAAAGACCTTTGAGATAACAAAGCAGATGGGTTTGGTAAGAGAAGGGAAATGGTGAGAAATTTAAGAGAATGGCAGAGAAGAAGTTGAACTAATTCACCAAAACTCTTGTTCCAATTAAACCTTACGAAGTTTCAACCAATTGTTCGAGTCTAATTCCATCGATAGTAGATAGTGTTaattttggctcgttatgtatcgccgtcaacttTACGGTTTTCAAGTGTGTctggctgacggcgatattgtaacaattcaagtccaccactagcagatatgcTAGCAAAAATGCTAGCGTTCaagggatgaattgtgagatcccacgtcagtttgagaggaaaaaagaaacattccttataaggtgtggaatCCTCTTCCAcggccctcaagggggtggattgtgagatcccatgttggttTTAGAGGAAAAACGGAAGATTCTTTCtaagtatggaaacctcttccgCTAGCCCCCCAAgaaagtggattgtgaaatctcacgtGGGTTTtagagaaaaacgaaacatttcttataaggtgtggaaactctggagggattgtgagatcccacatcggtttgagagaaaaacgaaacgtTCCTTAtaagatgtgaaaacctcttccgctagccctcaagggggtggatggTTAGATCCCACAACGGTTtcagagaaaaatgaaacattcttataaggtcTAGAAACCTCTTCCACTAGCCTTCGagatggtggattgtgaaatctcacattggtttcagagaaaaacaaaacattccttataagatgtggaaacttctcattagcagacacgttttaaaattgtgaggctagCGACTATGCCTAAtaagccaaagtggacaatatttgttagcagtaaTTAAGGTTGTTACGTATTTCCTcctattttgtaaataatgatttaaacGTGCAATaacaaacatttaaaaaaacaataaaacggACACAAATCTCGAGTTGAAatgtaaatattattattacattttaacATATCAAGAAATTTTGATGCTTGGTTGTTTGGATAAActtatttatcttaaattaagaatttgattaaatCAACTAACTAGAACCAAGTTGAGTAAATTAAGCATTGAGAGATTGATGATTTAATatccaaatcaaatttgattccAATAATACAAATGATTTCAACAACCttcatttaagaaaataagttgGGTCATTCAGAATTAATTTAGCTGCTAAAAATTGCACAGTTAAATCAATCCTTCCGAGGACCTTTTTACTGCCACACATTTCACATTGCCTTTTAATTAACTATTCAACCTGCGTTACCATAAAAAACCAAAGTGAAAAATTACTTCagccaaaataataattagagatttaaatctgatttctttttccttacgATATTGCCCTTCTCGAATGTGCAGACCGGCCTCCTTGGTGGAAGCTGTGGCTTTGGGGTCCTCTGGTAATTAGAAGGAAAAGTAAGGGCAAATTTGgcatataaatttaaaacgtAAATTATTTGAGAAAATAATGCAAAAATTTAACTGTACCTGTAGCTTAGGCTGTAGTTTCTCTACGGCCACGCTGTTACAAAGCCCTGCCCCTTGCTATTTGGGAGGCCataataaatagtttattaatttaaaacttttatttttatgtctaatatatactcctattttttaaaatttacgaatctatcataaattaaattaaatttaaaaaaaaaaatcaaatttatatctaataaattattaatattattattattattttgtaaaggGTTGTATGAAAAAGTACCTTGCATAAGGCCCAATCCGCCGAATCAAAGAAGGCACGTTCGTGGTCCTAACATAGACCGAAGTTACAAGATGCATTAATAATTCGGGTCGATGTTTAAAATTGAGACTTTCATAtcattaaagttaaaaaaataataataataaataatcattcaTTACCTTTGAAATCAATGGCTTCTTCTTTGGAGCAAGTCCTCCGTATCTGTTTCCAGTTACTGCTGTAGCTTCctgtatttgttttattttataccaaaaaacctcaataatatttattaagcTAGCGCACCACTaactatgattttttttttttttaattaaaaaaattattggaaaatatataCGTGGAAAAGCATTCCGTCTGAAATTATTACTCCAAAAACATAAGAAACTCGCTCTTTACAAGTAGCAACCAATATCTTTGCTTTAAGAggaaaaagtttattttatccgtttttcaagtaaagattgttatttaataaaaatatatatttatgtagaAAATGACAATACGGTTATTTTTCGAATTTGTAATTTGAGAGCAAACTATGGACAACGATTGAAttcagaaagaaaaagaaaaaacagtgCCAATACGACGACGTAACAAGAATTTCACTCAACCGACAAGTTCAAAGAAAGCAAAAAtcaatgaataaataaataaatagtccAAAATCCAACGGCATGTGGTGTGTAGTGTTCCCTTTGATAAAGAGTTGACCTCCTAACCCCAAGTTGTATTATTAAACGTGGGTCCTTTTTTATCTTCCAATTCTTCTCTTCTCgtaattcataattcaatGCCAATCAGACAACTTGTTTTATAAATACCATGATTAAACCCAACAAATCCCAAGAACCATCATGTCAAtgttttttcattatatatatattattaaaaattaaaatttaaatgtcaaaatttctcttaattattaaatttgaatttgaaaagaaagggcTATGgaataacatttttataataaagccTATTTTATAGATGGAAAgtcattatattaattaaaacattgaattTTAAGGTGATGATAAACTTGCATTGTCACAAAACAATCAcatattttggtttttattttatctttttatttgttatttataatattatttggaTGAAATCAAACCACGTCGTATTATAAAATACCAAGTGGTAGAGTAAATGGGAATGGGAAAAAAcgattataatatttaaaaaaaacgccattttttgaaatgtaaATCTTATcggaataaaatgaaaattgcaAATTGGAGGGTCCATCGTAAGGGATTTTATGAGGCCCACTAACTGAAGCCACGAAATTTTCATTGGCCCTCATGTATTTGGCATTTTTTccttaaacaaaaagaaaatgacttcattcttattttctttttttccttaattcaaacaataGTAAAATAGtcattttgaatatttttattaatgtttaaaaaaaaaattaaaacacttGGAAATAAGTTATTGACAAAATTTATGttaatcattataattttaattttgaagttttctattctaaaaaaaaattgtagattaataaatctttaatttttcgattttatatcataaatcttttttattataaacagaTTCACACATGTAGACCAAATGAAgtctaaaatgaaaatttagatcCTGATAGGTTTATGtgatttgtttttagttttgattaaacaaatagttttttcttttatttggcCACAAATTATAATGTTTAGATGAAAATGATTCTAAAAATGTAatctcaattttcaaaaagcaACAATATGCTTATATAGAGATTTCAAAGAGGAAAACACGAGATTTAAACGACTTAATCTAAGAGGAAATagatcaaataaattgaattgaatgtaCCTGGTTTTGATGGAAGGGGAAGTAATTTTCTCCTCCTTTGCTTTGATGATCCGCCATATCTAACTTCCtaacaagaacagaaaaaaaaaacgccgCCGTAGTTCACgaaaatgatgaagaaattaaaCTGATTCATAAACAGAAACGGAAATCGACTCGCTctgaaatcaaattcaaagcTATTTGATCGATTAATCGAATTCGTTCCAGTTCTGATAAGAAATCTGGTTCAGCCATGGCGAAACAGAGAGCgaatttagagagagaaagagaagtaccttgagagagagagagggagagagaaaatgaaaaaggagaaaTGGATAGATGTGGAAGGGGACGAATAATAACGGGCGGTTGAGTAAAGAGGATGCCTCACAAGAATATGTTCAACTTACAACAACATCAATTTGGGGTTATATAtacatttcaatttattattattattaatttattacttTATATTTCGAAGCTTATTTTACTTCTATATNaaaaaaaaaaaaaaaaaaaaaaaaaaaaaaaaaaaaggtcaagtTTTGCCATATAATTGTCGGcctttaaaagaaataaaataaataaaaggtgttttgactcgatattttttttataatctcATAAATTTGTCAACGGAAGACTAATCCAATTAGCCGCCCAATTGATATGGCACGTTGAGCTTTAAAAGTaccataattttaatttttaattttaaaaaatttgaaaatctaaAATGGTTTAAATAATACATTTCAACTAAAATTAGTTGGGAAGAGTAAATCAATGAGCTTATCTtctcaaataatattaatttaagaaaattagataatttatGTAAAGAATTTAGTTGTCGGGGTAAAATcgaattaaaaatagtaaattcaagtaaaccaaaataataaaataaaaaagctcaCTAACCTCCAAACACGGGaaccttttttaaaataaatttaatcatcaaaattcgaaaataaaaatcagCTTTGAAATTGATGGTCAAAAAATAAACACGTCTTCTTGGATTGTTAGGTGGAATAAGGTAATTATCAgtatagattaaaaaaaaaaaaagagagagagaagaaataatTACACATTTACTTTACCATTAAATAGTCTaaactcaattattaaaaaaaaataatgagattagaaatatatttgaatttttttttttaaattgcaCAATAATGCAGAACACTTCCCAGCATTGCTTAAATGAGAAGGGCAATATAACATAATAACAATTCATATTCATTATTAATAGCATAATCTGCTTTTCAATCATAAATTTACACTTGCAAAGCT is a window encoding:
- the LOC111778597 gene encoding uncharacterized protein LOC111778597, translated to MPLVFFPFPRISISAVALFYLLTSSYLYGKGDDAEGVASSGFVGYEDPPEIVAKALLCFNDKYIYSACEESYRLKASGNVEVPLERTEEYCNGPCLGETHLVLDCIDGIFSNFLFYNKATLQDVRDTIHAGCGYGPQRGNFDVLEHIRAETGKAWRASNKTVIGFSFIILSLFSLFL
- the LOC111778598 gene encoding uncharacterized protein LOC111778598 isoform X2, which encodes MADHQSKGGENYFPFHQNQEATAVTGNRYGGLAPKKKPLISKDHERAFFDSADWALCKRTPKPQLPPRRPVCTFEKGNIVE
- the LOC111778598 gene encoding uncharacterized protein LOC111778598 isoform X1, with product MADHQSKGGENYFPFHQNQEATAVTGNRYGGLAPKKKPLISKDHERAFFDSADWALCKQGAGLCNSVAVEKLQPKLQRTPKPQLPPRRPVCTFEKGNIVE